Proteins found in one Tamandua tetradactyla isolate mTamTet1 chromosome 1, mTamTet1.pri, whole genome shotgun sequence genomic segment:
- the LOC143681493 gene encoding poly(A) RNA polymerase, mitochondrial-like, translating into MAACRVGLLRWLHLGAHARGRVPPPIRRLLSCPGPVATDLKREEQPSGSVVTGSEDSTPLKRFSEVQKERREQAQRTVLIHCPNKISEKKFLKYLSQHGHINNHFFYESFGLYAVVEFCQKESVASFQNSTHTPSLGAEAVIPFRSRFFNLKLKNPSTKTSEQSHIQCSDQSPPSSKKLFELLHYAESIDNQLHTLLKELQITEENTKLRYLTCSLIEDIAAAYFPYCTVRPFGSSVNSFGKLGCNLDMFLDLDELEKLNSRKTSGNFLTEFQVKSVPSERVATQKILSVVGECLDHFGPGCVGVQKILNARCPLVRIDAEDKCVIEGHNCTFISDLKRIKPSENTETLELLLKEFFEYFGNFAYNKNSINIRQGREQNKPESSPLHIQNPFETSLNISKNVNQSQLQKFVELARESAWTLQQEGKDRPSPSSNQLWGLAALLLPSVANSKALAGKKRKRPASERIKTLLESIKSNNTEDSTDTSGEKTTLLESIKSNNTEDSTNTSGEKTTLLESIKSNNTEDSTNTSGEKTINTQG; encoded by the exons ATGGCGGCTTGCCGCGTGGGTCTGCTGAGGTGGTTACACCTAGGTGCCCACGCTAGAGGTCGGGTCCCACCTCCTATCCGCAGACTTCTTAGTTGCCCTGGACCTGTGGCCACAGACCTCAAGCGAGAAGAGCAGCCATCAGGGAGCGTGGTGACAGGCTCTGAAGACAGCACTCccctaaagaggttctctgaggtacagaaagaaagaCGAGAACAGGCACAGCGGACTGTTTTAATACATTGCCCaaataaaatcagtgaaaaaaagtttcttaaatatttatccCAACATGGGCATATTAATAATCATTTCTTCTATGAAAGTTTTGGTCTCTATGCTGTTGTAGAATTTTGCCAAAAGGAAAGTGTAGCTTCATTTCAGAATTCAACTCATACTCCAAGCCTGGGCGCAGAGGCTGTTATTCCATTCAGATCGCGTTTCTTCAATTTAAAGTTGAAGAATCCATCGACCAAGACTTCTGAACAGTCACATATACAGTGTAGTGATCAGTCACCTCCTTCAAGCAAGAAACTTTTTGAATTACTTCATTATGCAGAAAGTATAGACAATCAGCTGCACACTCTCTTGAAGGAATTGCAGATAACGGAGGAGAACACCAAACTCCGATATCTAACCTGTTCTCTTATTGAAGACATAGCGGCTGCGTATTTTCCCTACTGTACAGTCAGACCCTTTGGCTCCTCGGTGAACAGTTTTGGGAAACTAGGATGTAATTTGGACATGTTTTTGGATCTAGATGAACTTGAAAAACTCAACTCTCGTAAGACCTCAGGAAATTTTCTGACAGAGTTTCAAGTGAAAAGTGTTCCTTCGGAAAGAGTTGCCACTCAGAAGATCCTGTCTGTGGTCGGAGAGTGCCTGGACCACTTCGGCCCTGGTTGTGTGGGCGTGCAGAAGATCTTAAATGCTCGGTGTCCACTGGTGAG AATAGATGCAGAAGATAAGTGTGTAATAGAGGGCCACAACTGTACATTTATTAGTGACTTGAAAAGAATTAAACCTTCAGAAAACACAGAAACACTAGAATTACTACTGAAGGAATTTTTTGAGTACTTTGGAAATTTCGCCtacaataaaaattccataaaTATTCGACAGGGAAGGGAACAAAACAAACCTGAATCTTCTCCTCTACACATTCAGAATCCTTTTGAAACTTCTCTAAACATCAGCAAAAACGTAAATCAAAGCCAGCTGCAAAAATTTGTAGAACTGGCCAGAGAAAGTGCCTGGACTTTACAGCAGGAAGGTAAAGATCGTCCTTCACCATCAAGTAATCAGCTGTGGGGCCTGGCAGCCCTTCTGCTACCATCTGTAGCAAACAGTAAGGCTCTTgctgggaagaaaaggaaaaggcctGCAAGTGAGAGAATTAAAACcttgttagaatccataaaaaGTAACAATACAGAAGATTCCACAGACACCAGTGGGGAAAAAACAACcttgttagaatccataaaaaGTAACAATACAGAAGATTCCACAAACACCAGTGGGGAAAAAACAACcttgttagaatccataaaaaGTAACAATACAGAAGATTCCACAAACACCAGTGGGGAAAAAACAATCAATACTCAAGGCTAA